The genomic segment CGATTTGCTCGACTGGGCGACGCACCTGACGCGGTTGGCGAAGGTGGTCGAACCGGCGAGCAACCGGGTGCGGCTCGTGGAGGCGCGGTGCCTGCTCCGCCGCGGCGAGCGCGACGCCGGGCTCTCGCTCCTCGAGGACGTGCGGGAGGGGGCGAAAGGGTCGGGCGATGAAGAGGAGGCGTGGTACAACACGACCCGGATTCTGGGCCAACTGTACCTGGAAGAGCTGAACCGGCCGGACCTCGCGCTGAAGGCGTACACCGACTACAAGGACTACCACAAGAGCGGCGCCGACACGTTGTTCCAGATCGCCCGGTGTTACGAGGCGACGAACGACCTCGGAAACGCCGTGAAGTTTTACAACGCGGTGACGGCCTACGAGGAGCACCCCAAGTACTGGGACGCCAAGGACGCGCTGAAGCGCCTGGGGAAGGGGTGATGTGGGTTGTTACCGCCGTGTTGTCGGTCGGTCGCGCGTGGCTTGGCGCGCGAGTGGCGGCATCGGCCCGCCGGTGGTTCGCGTAGGTGATCACCGGCGGGTTGAGTCGAATGCCCGCGTCACCACCAGGAACCGCAAAGGGGCATGGGGGCGCACCGGCGGGCTCACGCCGCGCCGCTCACCGTAGTTGTAGGTCGCGGTCGAGCGTGGCTTTACACGCGAGGCCCGACGGCGGATCACCGATGCGGTTCGGCGCACGCGTGATCCGCGTAGCCGAGGGCCGTCGGGCCTCGTCGCCAAGCCTCCTCGACCGCGACCTACAAGGCGGCCGTTCATTCCCATTCCGCGCCGGATACGTCGGGGCATTCCAATTCGCCACCCCAATCCGGGTCGTAATCTCCTGCGTGAACGAACCTCTGAAACGACGACCACGGGTAGTCCTTTACGCGAGCGACCAGTCTGTGCTTGACCGGATTCCAATGGATATAGCTCACGCACCTTTCGAGATCGTCTTCGTCCCGGATAGTATGTTCCCAAAATCGTTGCTGCCATACCGCACGCTCGCGGTGTCTGTCACGATTAACGGTTCTCGTGCCCTCGAATCCGCCGCCTGCAAGAAAGCGGCGCGTGAATCCCTCCTTGATCTTTCCCCAGCGAGTTGAATAGTCGGTGTCACCGGGCGGTAGCTTCCAGACCGCATGCAAGTGATCGGGGAGCAGAACAACGGCGAAGAGATCGAAGGGTAAGCGAGCGAGTTCGGAATCAAACGATTCCC from the Frigoriglobus tundricola genome contains:
- a CDS encoding REP-associated tyrosine transposase: MPNFKRFRVPGAMYFFTVVTHDRCPILTTDLGRRSLRESFDSELARLPFDLFAVVLLPDHLHAVWKLPPGDTDYSTRWGKIKEGFTRRFLAGGGFEGTRTVNRDRHRERAVWQQRFWEHTIRDEDDLERCVSYIHWNPVKHRLVARVKDYPWSSFQRFVHAGDYDPDWGGELECPDVSGAEWE